Proteins found in one Planctomycetes bacterium MalM25 genomic segment:
- the rnc gene encoding Ribonuclease 3 gives MCSDDASEAVDFEGCEAILQYRFSDRSLLESALTHASGANHRLSSNERMEFLGDAILGAVVCERLYERFPDFLEGDLTKLKSVVVSRQTCAKLSRELGLERFLILGKGMTTSPTVPMSVMADVFESLVAAIYLDGGRDAAAEFVNRLTEAEIDQASADGVGGENFKSLLQQLVQREEGTTPNYCLIDEQGPDHSKAFQVAVKIGDRRFTAAWGKTKKESEQRAAANALAELDNESPPHPAELSESD, from the coding sequence GTGTGTTCCGACGACGCCAGCGAAGCCGTCGATTTCGAGGGCTGCGAAGCGATCCTGCAGTACCGGTTCTCGGATCGGTCGCTGCTGGAATCGGCGTTGACGCACGCTTCCGGGGCGAACCACCGCCTCTCGTCGAACGAGCGGATGGAGTTCCTCGGGGACGCGATCTTGGGGGCGGTCGTCTGTGAGCGGCTCTACGAGCGGTTCCCCGACTTCCTGGAGGGCGACCTCACCAAGCTCAAGAGCGTGGTGGTTAGCCGCCAGACCTGCGCCAAGCTGAGCCGCGAGCTGGGGCTCGAGCGGTTCCTGATCCTCGGCAAGGGGATGACCACCTCACCGACGGTCCCGATGAGCGTGATGGCCGACGTCTTCGAATCGTTGGTCGCCGCCATCTACCTCGACGGCGGGCGCGACGCGGCGGCCGAGTTCGTCAACCGGCTCACCGAGGCCGAGATCGATCAGGCGTCCGCCGACGGAGTCGGCGGCGAGAACTTCAAGTCGCTGCTCCAGCAGCTCGTGCAACGCGAGGAGGGGACGACGCCCAACTACTGCCTGATCGACGAGCAGGGCCCCGACCACAGCAAGGCGTTCCAGGTCGCGGTGAAGATCGGTGATCGCCGGTTCACCGCCGCGTGGGGGAAGACCAAGAAGGAATCGGAGCAACGCGCCGCGGCGAACGCGCTGGCGGAACTCGACAACGAGTCGCCGCCCCACCCCGCCGAGTTGAGCGAGTCCGACTGA
- the clcA gene encoding H(+)/Cl(-) exchange transporter ClcA has protein sequence MAARFVAWIRSLAERGVVPGGYLTMLLAAAVGLLAGFGAALFGHLIEGVTELTYGLAAHARCDASGFLMALWSIALIASPAIGLLLVSWATRTFAPEAQGHGVPEVITAVARHDGVIRPRIALVKILASGVTIGTGGSAGREGPIVQIGSALGSTAGQLFRLSAKNIKVLVAAGAAAGISATFNAPLAGVIFASEIILGTFAVESLTPIVLASVIADVVQQHVGEHRLNPAFQSLEYQFDGAWAQLPSYLLLGLVAGLAAAAFIKVLYGLEDVTQRWLPDWRIRALVLGSIVGVVGVLYPAAAPFNSEVSSSVTTPLPPLMGVGYPVVEHSLHLRVEGKEQAERPASTLFAELFRTAPERAVFVPSDRLLTELLWLAPLILLKPILTSLTLAGGGSGGVFAPSLFLGATLGGAFGLVMNLLIPEFSHSPGVYAIVGMAAVVAGATQGVLSAILIVYEMTDQYAIILPIMAATGVASIVTRIVDPESIYYKKLSRRGEQIARGHDLHNLDHVMVRDVMIRRFPTLKPEDNAAEIIRIARDNPEMESLPVIGGDGKLVGIIRAEDLHRVLDSDLQPELVNAEDIALRSVISVHPSENLIEAMRDFGARDVETLPVEVGVGESRRLVGLLLRADVMRRYRQEMLTGH, from the coding sequence GTGGCCGCTCGTTTCGTCGCCTGGATTCGCTCGCTGGCCGAGCGTGGCGTCGTACCGGGGGGCTATCTCACGATGCTGCTGGCGGCGGCGGTCGGGCTGCTGGCCGGCTTCGGGGCGGCCCTCTTCGGCCACCTTATCGAGGGGGTCACCGAGCTGACCTACGGCCTAGCGGCCCACGCCCGTTGCGACGCATCGGGGTTCTTGATGGCCCTCTGGTCGATCGCCCTCATCGCCAGCCCCGCGATCGGCTTGCTGCTCGTCTCCTGGGCGACCAGGACCTTCGCCCCGGAGGCCCAGGGTCACGGCGTGCCCGAAGTGATCACCGCGGTCGCCCGCCACGACGGCGTCATCCGCCCGCGGATCGCGCTGGTGAAGATCCTCGCCAGCGGAGTAACAATCGGCACGGGGGGCTCGGCGGGCCGCGAGGGCCCGATCGTCCAGATTGGGTCGGCGCTGGGCAGCACGGCGGGTCAGCTCTTTCGGCTCTCCGCGAAGAACATCAAGGTGCTGGTCGCCGCCGGCGCCGCGGCGGGCATCAGCGCGACGTTCAACGCCCCGCTCGCCGGGGTGATCTTCGCTAGCGAGATCATCCTCGGGACGTTCGCCGTCGAGTCGCTCACGCCGATCGTGCTGGCGAGTGTCATTGCGGATGTCGTGCAGCAGCACGTCGGCGAGCACCGTCTCAATCCGGCCTTTCAGAGTCTCGAGTACCAGTTCGACGGCGCCTGGGCCCAATTGCCAAGCTACCTGTTGCTCGGGCTGGTCGCCGGCTTGGCGGCGGCGGCCTTCATCAAGGTGCTCTACGGCCTGGAGGACGTCACCCAACGCTGGCTCCCCGATTGGCGGATCCGCGCCCTGGTGCTCGGGTCGATCGTTGGGGTCGTCGGCGTGCTCTACCCGGCGGCGGCGCCCTTCAATTCGGAGGTCTCATCCTCGGTGACCACGCCCCTGCCCCCGCTCATGGGCGTCGGCTACCCGGTCGTCGAGCACTCGTTGCACCTGCGGGTCGAAGGCAAAGAGCAGGCAGAACGCCCCGCCTCGACGCTGTTCGCCGAGCTTTTCCGCACCGCGCCCGAGCGGGCGGTCTTCGTGCCAAGCGATCGCCTCCTGACCGAGTTGCTCTGGCTGGCGCCGCTGATCTTGCTCAAGCCGATCCTGACCAGCCTGACCCTCGCCGGCGGCGGTTCGGGGGGCGTCTTCGCGCCGTCGCTCTTCTTGGGCGCCACGCTGGGCGGGGCTTTCGGGCTCGTGATGAACCTGCTGATCCCGGAGTTCAGTCACTCGCCGGGCGTCTACGCGATCGTCGGCATGGCGGCCGTTGTCGCCGGGGCGACGCAGGGCGTCCTGTCGGCGATCCTGATCGTCTACGAAATGACCGACCAGTACGCCATCATCCTGCCGATCATGGCCGCCACGGGCGTCGCGAGCATCGTCACGCGGATCGTCGATCCCGAGAGTATCTACTACAAGAAGCTGAGCCGGCGCGGCGAGCAGATCGCCCGCGGGCACGACCTGCATAACCTCGACCACGTGATGGTGCGGGACGTGATGATCCGGCGTTTCCCGACGCTCAAACCGGAGGACAACGCCGCGGAGATCATCCGCATCGCCCGCGACAATCCCGAGATGGAGAGCCTGCCGGTCATCGGCGGGGACGGCAAGCTCGTGGGCATCATCCGCGCCGAGGACCTGCACCGCGTCCTCGACAGCGACCTGCAACCGGAGCTGGTGAACGCCGAAGACATCGCGCTGCGGAGCGTGATCTCGGTGCACCCGTCCGAGAACCTGATCGAAGCGATGCGCGACTTCGGCGCCCGCGACGTGGAGACGCTGCCGGTCGAAGTCGGCGTGGGCGAGAGCCGACGCCTGGTTGGGCTGTTGCTGCGTGCCGACGTGATGCGTCGCTACCGGCAGGAGATGCTCACCGGCCATTGA
- the serC gene encoding Phosphoserine aminotransferase produces the protein MATATANQERVFNFSAGPAVLPVSVLEQARDEMLSLPGVGASVLEISHRSPAFTEIIEATEANLRKLLSVPEDYSILFLQGGGRLQFSMAPMNLIGEHGAFKGKSANYLITGSWGKQAMAESTKVGPTKAVYNASETNFDRLPGPFCEGEPTPEYSDDAAFVHYTCNETIQGVQFPSEPDTGGIPLVCDASSDFMHKKLDVSKYGLIYACAQKNAGPAGVTIVIVKKELVEGASDDLPIYCNYNTHIKSNSLNNTPPTFSIYVVKLVTEWLMREFGDLDAVHKHNAAKAKLLYDVLDASPEFYKGHAQPGCRSLMNVAFNLPSDDLTAAFLAGGKERGLSDLKGHRSVGGARASIYNAMPVEGVEALRDYMIEFRDQNAS, from the coding sequence ATGGCCACCGCGACGGCGAACCAAGAGCGTGTCTTCAACTTCTCTGCCGGCCCGGCTGTGCTGCCGGTTTCGGTCCTTGAGCAGGCCCGCGACGAGATGCTGTCGCTCCCCGGCGTGGGGGCCAGCGTGCTGGAGATCAGCCACCGCAGCCCCGCCTTCACCGAGATCATCGAGGCGACCGAAGCGAACCTCCGCAAGCTGCTGAGCGTGCCCGAGGATTACTCGATCCTCTTCCTCCAGGGGGGCGGGCGGCTGCAATTCTCCATGGCCCCGATGAACCTCATTGGCGAGCACGGCGCGTTCAAGGGCAAGTCGGCCAACTACCTCATCACGGGCTCCTGGGGCAAGCAGGCGATGGCCGAGTCGACCAAAGTCGGCCCGACCAAGGCGGTCTACAACGCCTCGGAAACCAACTTCGACCGGCTCCCCGGTCCCTTCTGCGAGGGGGAGCCCACGCCGGAGTACTCCGACGACGCGGCGTTCGTCCACTACACCTGCAACGAGACCATCCAGGGCGTGCAGTTCCCGTCCGAGCCGGACACGGGCGGCATCCCGCTGGTGTGCGACGCCTCGAGCGACTTCATGCACAAGAAGCTCGACGTCAGCAAGTACGGCCTGATCTACGCCTGTGCCCAGAAAAACGCCGGCCCGGCTGGCGTGACGATCGTCATCGTCAAGAAGGAGCTGGTCGAGGGCGCGAGCGACGACCTGCCGATTTACTGCAACTACAACACGCACATCAAATCGAACTCGCTGAACAACACGCCGCCGACCTTCTCGATCTACGTCGTGAAGCTCGTGACCGAGTGGCTCATGCGTGAGTTCGGCGACCTCGACGCGGTGCACAAGCACAACGCGGCGAAGGCGAAGCTCCTCTACGACGTGCTCGACGCCTCGCCGGAGTTCTACAAGGGCCACGCGCAGCCCGGCTGCCGCAGCCTGATGAACGTCGCGTTCAATCTGCCCTCCGATGACCTGACCGCGGCGTTCCTCGCGGGCGGCAAGGAGCGGGGGCTCAGCGACCTGAAGGGCCACCGCAGCGTCGGCGGAGCCCGGGCGTCGATCTACAATGCGATGCCGGTCGAGGGGGTCGAGGCCCTCCGTGACTACATGATCGAGTTCCGCGATCAAAACGCTTCTTAA
- the serA gene encoding D-3-phosphoglycerate dehydrogenase, whose translation MPSVIVLDDLAPEGLALLDAAEGITYEVRTGLKGDDLKSALNEFDGAICRSGVKLTPEVLEGNTQLKAVVRAGVGTDNIDKPAATRAGIVVMNTPAGNTVSTAEHAIALMLAMSRNVAVANQSLIEGRWDRKKFMGSQLAGKTLGVVGLGRIGLAVAARAHAFEMDILGYDPFMSEERAKSLGIELVEKVDDMLPRIDYLSVHTPLTDETRGMISDAQLEIIKPGARLVNGARGGIYDEAALVKGLESGKLAGVALDVYPDEPCTENPLFGMPGVVCTPHLGASTEEAQTQVAVEAVELVTAFLKTGAIKCAVNTAALDPTTLASLKSYIDVAHRLGKLAEGLAPSGMSSCRLTYRGELADRDTKVLTSAFAVGLLEHAMGDDVNLVNAESLLTERGITLVTESSSQQGAFRSSMTVEFSAGESTNSITGTLLGEDMPRLVALNGYRLEAFLDGCLVLFKHKDVPGIIGSVGTILGEHGVNIAQMAVGRDQPGGEAIGVLNVDGEPSDACLEAIRGHEAISSARVVHLPAAGTLPSWLG comes from the coding sequence ATGCCCAGCGTCATTGTCCTGGACGACCTCGCCCCCGAAGGCCTCGCTCTGCTCGATGCGGCCGAAGGGATCACCTACGAAGTCCGCACCGGGTTGAAGGGGGACGACCTCAAGTCGGCCCTCAACGAGTTCGACGGCGCCATCTGCCGCAGCGGGGTGAAGCTCACCCCCGAGGTGCTCGAGGGCAACACGCAACTCAAGGCCGTGGTGCGGGCCGGTGTCGGCACGGACAACATCGATAAACCGGCCGCGACACGCGCCGGCATCGTCGTGATGAACACGCCGGCGGGCAACACGGTCAGCACGGCCGAGCACGCCATCGCCCTGATGCTCGCGATGAGCCGCAACGTGGCGGTCGCCAACCAGTCGCTCATCGAGGGCCGCTGGGACCGCAAGAAGTTCATGGGCTCGCAGCTCGCCGGCAAGACGCTCGGCGTGGTCGGCCTGGGTCGCATCGGCTTGGCGGTCGCCGCCCGCGCCCACGCCTTCGAGATGGACATCCTCGGCTACGACCCGTTCATGTCCGAAGAGCGTGCGAAGTCGCTCGGCATCGAGCTGGTCGAGAAGGTCGACGACATGCTCCCACGCATCGACTACCTCAGCGTGCACACGCCGCTGACCGACGAGACACGCGGCATGATCTCCGACGCCCAGCTCGAGATCATCAAGCCGGGCGCCCGCCTGGTGAACGGCGCCCGCGGCGGCATCTACGACGAGGCCGCCCTCGTGAAGGGGCTCGAGTCGGGCAAGCTGGCCGGCGTCGCGCTGGACGTCTACCCGGACGAGCCCTGCACGGAGAACCCGTTGTTCGGCATGCCGGGCGTCGTCTGCACGCCCCACCTGGGGGCGAGCACCGAGGAGGCCCAGACGCAGGTCGCCGTCGAGGCGGTCGAGTTGGTCACCGCGTTCCTCAAGACGGGCGCCATCAAGTGCGCCGTCAACACGGCCGCCCTCGACCCGACGACGCTCGCGAGCCTCAAGAGCTACATCGACGTGGCCCACCGACTCGGCAAGCTGGCCGAGGGCCTCGCGCCCAGCGGCATGTCGTCCTGCCGGCTCACGTACCGGGGCGAACTGGCCGACCGCGACACGAAGGTGCTCACCTCGGCGTTCGCCGTCGGGCTCTTGGAGCACGCGATGGGCGACGACGTGAACCTCGTCAACGCCGAGTCACTGCTCACCGAGCGCGGCATCACGCTGGTGACCGAGAGCAGTTCGCAGCAGGGGGCGTTCCGCTCCTCGATGACGGTCGAGTTCTCCGCTGGCGAGTCGACCAACTCGATCACCGGCACCCTGCTCGGCGAGGACATGCCCCGTCTGGTCGCTCTGAACGGCTACCGCCTCGAGGCGTTCCTCGACGGCTGCCTGGTGCTGTTCAAGCACAAGGACGTGCCCGGCATCATCGGCTCGGTCGGCACGATCCTCGGCGAGCACGGCGTCAACATCGCCCAGATGGCGGTCGGCCGCGACCAGCCCGGGGGCGAGGCGATCGGCGTGCTGAACGTCGATGGCGAGCCCTCCGACGCCTGCCTCGAAGCGATCCGGGGCCACGAGGCGATCAGCAGCGCCCGGGTCGTTCACTTGCCGGCGGCGGGCACGCTGCCGTCGTGGCTGGGGTGA
- the nlhH gene encoding Carboxylesterase NlhH, whose translation MIRNLIAMLILSGLPLAALADLGEVEVRRDIVYHRVGERELLLDAYLPKVEEARPAVLVVHGGGWRTGDRRQLQAYARGLAERGYVGFAIDYRLAPEHKFPAQIEDCRSAVKWVREHAEEYGADPGKIGAVGYSAGGHLALLLGTTGEADAEADTRLQAVVAGGAPGDFEWFPDNGKWAEFLMGGDLDTAAENFHNASPSVFADKADPPVFMFHGAADKIVPLIWSESCHKSLVEAGVRAELHVVPKADHIGTIADRTSLEKAFEFLSRELGGGMEGAEQPGGGG comes from the coding sequence ATGATCCGCAACTTGATCGCGATGCTCATTTTGTCCGGGCTGCCCCTGGCCGCGCTCGCGGACCTCGGTGAAGTCGAAGTCCGCCGCGACATCGTTTACCACCGTGTCGGTGAGCGTGAGCTGCTGCTCGACGCCTACCTGCCGAAGGTGGAGGAAGCTCGACCCGCCGTGCTGGTTGTCCACGGCGGCGGCTGGCGAACGGGGGATCGGCGTCAGTTGCAGGCTTACGCACGTGGGCTCGCAGAACGTGGCTACGTCGGCTTTGCAATCGATTACCGCCTGGCGCCGGAGCACAAGTTCCCGGCTCAGATCGAGGACTGCCGCTCGGCGGTGAAGTGGGTGCGTGAGCACGCCGAGGAGTACGGGGCCGACCCTGGCAAGATCGGCGCGGTCGGGTACTCCGCGGGGGGGCACCTAGCCCTCCTCTTGGGCACGACCGGTGAAGCCGATGCCGAGGCGGACACGCGTCTGCAGGCGGTCGTGGCCGGCGGAGCGCCGGGCGATTTCGAGTGGTTCCCCGACAACGGTAAGTGGGCCGAGTTCCTGATGGGGGGCGACCTCGACACCGCCGCCGAGAACTTCCACAACGCGTCGCCCTCGGTCTTCGCCGACAAGGCCGACCCGCCCGTCTTTATGTTCCACGGGGCGGCGGACAAGATCGTCCCGCTCATCTGGTCCGAGTCGTGCCACAAGTCGCTGGTCGAGGCGGGCGTTCGTGCCGAGTTGCACGTCGTTCCGAAGGCGGACCACATCGGAACGATCGCCGATCGGACCTCTCTGGAGAAGGCGTTCGAGTTCCTCTCCCGCGAACTCGGCGGCGGGATGGAAGGGGCGGAACAGCCGGGCGGAGGCGGCTGA
- a CDS encoding BON domain protein — translation MITTEATAATANTLHETVSEALEASPYITGRRLRIEAGDGRVRLRGDVGTFFEKQMAQEVVRRIDGVELVENHLQVAWT, via the coding sequence ATGATCACCACCGAAGCGACGGCCGCGACGGCCAACACGCTGCACGAGACGGTAAGCGAAGCCCTCGAGGCGAGCCCCTACATCACGGGACGACGCCTCCGCATCGAGGCGGGCGACGGCCGCGTCCGGCTGCGGGGCGACGTCGGCACCTTCTTCGAGAAGCAGATGGCCCAGGAGGTCGTCCGCCGGATCGACGGAGTCGAGCTGGTTGAGAACCACCTGCAAGTCGCTTGGACCTGA
- a CDS encoding Pentaxin family protein, with protein sequence MTIRAPRTSRSGAPFLYERLQAAQPAPPAGQPAGGTGAAQRVRHEETYASQSVPATTPRAVMPTRIATPLLALFATCLAAPALGAEVLLITNGGATNGEESLRVTQFQSWGHTVTTLSDGSSQSQYDAALANADVVWVTEQASAASIGYKLREATIGVVSGEGDLDDALGFSTTNASTSDAAQVVVTDNGHAITSGVGTSYQFVFNANQPRLLLEGTRAGGLQELATAANGKLVLGYVDTDGALANTYNGESTALGRRVRLPWGGSGFGWSSLNSQGLLIAQQALDWAADGSQPEPDKPALWYTFDGTSGREVNRGTLGAIGDMNVNGNVARGEAGLVADGGRSAYFYGGNASRGNIKGVNRDPGSPWSQRTYEFWFRADSIGGRQVLFKQGGGTRNLTVYLEDDTLYFVASNRANDDGSGGAAPWGNPASWISTSGIAAGRTYHVAAVLDANTTDLTGQIRGYLNGELFDSATNVGPVWQMAALLIGRSSSNRFHDNSTSSQSYPFRGRIDEFKLWDGVLTDSTIRDIYRDGWGLMGHWRLDEKSGTTAADDSGSGRDGTHVGSARLGVEAVRRRGAEFNSAGLSDRVDLPHTAIDGLDTVSVSWWMHTTHTGQTSPLSGARGNQNNAFLFYFRDHTNFRAYLDGSYNNYSIDSIATGEWRHYVYQLDRPAGVERLYVNGELEVDGSRSPTSAKIDVDPGGLVLAQEQDSVGGGFDSNQVLRGGLDDVRIYARMITEREIGELYGLTGHWRLDETAGDTAANASLAGDDATYEEATTLSAEGARGTAVTLNESGTNDYVDLPHTALDNAESWAFAWWMRTVDDSVQTVLSGARQSNTNVLTIDLPDPEELRITLNNTRRSWAIPAVNNGVWRQFVVMHDGETGDTWLYANGQLLGTLVHPVTQLLTLDHGGLLIGQEQDRVGGRFDRRVVLLGDLDDVRTYNRLMTPAEVADHYGLVGWWRMEETGGTFVEDSSGAGNHGTILGSATWASDSKEGAGSLSLDGSDYVEIPSVIVDGQDGVTVAGWAQLTDTSRYGAAPINLGNYFGILLDYPYRDYGSFSYARSATRYELATTGTMYEDSGWRHFAAVYNASTLMSDLYVDGTLRASVPLTSPIPFDSAQDTTTLGEFYSSSYYRFIGELDDMRVYNRPLTLDEIRQLSGNNGSGGVRIVRWIEVANP encoded by the coding sequence ATGACGATCAGGGCGCCTCGGACCAGCCGGTCCGGGGCGCCCTTTCTCTATGAGCGGTTACAAGCCGCACAACCAGCGCCACCGGCAGGCCAACCGGCGGGCGGGACGGGCGCCGCGCAGCGCGTGCGGCACGAGGAGACGTACGCTTCTCAGAGCGTCCCCGCCACGACCCCGCGCGCCGTCATGCCCACCCGTATCGCCACGCCCCTACTCGCGCTGTTCGCCACCTGCCTCGCCGCGCCGGCGCTCGGCGCCGAGGTCCTCTTGATCACGAATGGGGGCGCCACGAACGGAGAGGAATCGCTGCGGGTCACGCAGTTCCAATCCTGGGGGCACACGGTCACCACGCTGTCCGATGGCTCCTCGCAGTCGCAGTACGACGCGGCCCTGGCCAACGCCGACGTGGTCTGGGTGACCGAGCAGGCGAGCGCCGCGAGCATCGGCTACAAGCTGCGAGAAGCGACCATCGGAGTCGTCAGTGGCGAAGGCGACTTGGACGACGCGTTGGGTTTCTCGACCACCAACGCGAGCACCAGCGACGCCGCACAGGTCGTCGTAACGGACAACGGCCACGCCATCACCTCGGGGGTCGGCACGAGCTATCAGTTCGTGTTCAACGCGAACCAACCACGCCTCCTGCTCGAGGGGACGCGGGCGGGCGGGCTCCAAGAGCTGGCCACGGCCGCCAACGGGAAACTTGTGCTCGGGTACGTCGATACCGACGGCGCCCTGGCGAACACGTACAACGGCGAGTCGACTGCGCTCGGGAGGCGGGTGCGCTTGCCCTGGGGCGGGAGCGGGTTCGGCTGGTCGTCGCTCAACAGCCAAGGCCTGCTCATCGCCCAGCAAGCCCTCGACTGGGCGGCCGACGGTTCGCAGCCGGAGCCAGACAAGCCAGCCCTCTGGTACACCTTCGACGGGACCTCCGGCCGAGAGGTCAACCGGGGAACCCTCGGCGCGATCGGCGACATGAATGTCAACGGAAACGTCGCGCGAGGCGAAGCGGGTCTGGTCGCCGACGGGGGGCGTTCGGCCTATTTCTATGGCGGCAACGCTAGCCGCGGGAATATCAAAGGGGTCAACCGCGACCCGGGCAGCCCCTGGAGTCAGCGGACGTATGAGTTCTGGTTCCGCGCCGACAGCATTGGCGGGCGGCAGGTCCTGTTCAAGCAGGGGGGCGGCACGCGAAACCTCACGGTCTACCTGGAAGACGACACGCTCTACTTCGTCGCCAGCAATCGCGCGAACGACGACGGTTCGGGCGGCGCCGCCCCGTGGGGCAACCCGGCGTCGTGGATCAGCACGAGCGGTATCGCCGCAGGCCGCACTTACCACGTCGCCGCGGTGCTCGACGCGAACACCACCGACCTGACCGGCCAGATCCGTGGCTACCTGAACGGCGAGCTGTTTGACTCGGCGACCAATGTTGGCCCCGTCTGGCAGATGGCCGCCCTGCTCATCGGCAGGTCTTCGAGCAATCGCTTCCACGACAACTCGACCTCAAGTCAATCCTACCCGTTCCGCGGTCGGATCGACGAGTTCAAGCTGTGGGACGGCGTGCTCACCGATTCAACGATCCGCGACATCTACCGTGACGGCTGGGGCCTTATGGGCCACTGGCGGCTCGACGAGAAGTCGGGAACAACCGCGGCGGATGACTCGGGTTCGGGGCGTGACGGCACGCACGTCGGCTCGGCGAGGCTCGGCGTGGAGGCGGTCCGCCGGCGTGGCGCCGAGTTCAACTCCGCGGGCCTGAGCGACCGCGTTGACCTGCCGCACACCGCGATCGATGGGCTCGACACGGTGAGCGTCTCTTGGTGGATGCACACGACGCACACCGGCCAGACCTCCCCGCTCAGCGGCGCCCGCGGCAACCAGAACAACGCGTTTCTGTTCTACTTCCGCGACCACACGAACTTCAGGGCCTACCTCGACGGATCCTACAACAACTACTCGATCGACTCGATCGCCACGGGCGAGTGGCGTCACTACGTGTACCAACTCGACCGCCCCGCCGGCGTCGAACGCCTGTACGTGAATGGCGAACTCGAAGTCGATGGGTCGCGCAGCCCGACCTCAGCAAAGATCGACGTCGATCCAGGTGGACTCGTGCTCGCTCAAGAACAAGACAGCGTCGGCGGCGGGTTCGACAGCAACCAAGTGCTGCGTGGCGGACTGGACGACGTCCGCATCTACGCCCGCATGATCACCGAGCGTGAGATCGGTGAGCTGTACGGGCTCACGGGCCACTGGCGGCTCGACGAGACGGCGGGCGACACCGCGGCCAACGCGAGCCTCGCCGGCGACGACGCGACCTACGAGGAGGCGACCACTCTCTCCGCCGAAGGCGCCAGGGGAACCGCCGTCACGCTCAACGAGTCGGGAACGAACGACTACGTCGACCTTCCGCACACCGCGCTCGACAACGCCGAGAGCTGGGCGTTCGCGTGGTGGATGCGGACGGTAGATGACAGCGTACAGACCGTCCTGAGTGGCGCCCGCCAATCCAATACCAACGTGCTGACCATCGACCTGCCCGACCCCGAAGAGCTGCGGATCACGTTGAACAACACCCGTCGGAGCTGGGCGATCCCGGCGGTTAACAACGGCGTGTGGCGGCAGTTCGTCGTGATGCACGACGGCGAGACGGGCGACACCTGGCTGTACGCAAACGGGCAGTTGCTCGGGACGCTCGTGCATCCGGTCACCCAATTGCTGACCCTGGACCACGGCGGACTGCTCATCGGCCAGGAGCAAGACCGTGTCGGCGGGCGTTTCGACCGACGGGTCGTCCTGCTCGGCGATCTCGACGACGTCCGCACGTACAACCGCCTGATGACCCCGGCGGAGGTCGCCGACCACTACGGCCTGGTCGGCTGGTGGCGTATGGAAGAGACCGGTGGCACGTTCGTTGAGGATTCGAGCGGCGCCGGCAACCACGGAACAATCCTTGGCAGCGCCACCTGGGCGAGCGACTCGAAAGAGGGGGCGGGCTCCCTGTCGCTCGATGGATCGGACTACGTGGAGATCCCGAGCGTGATCGTTGATGGACAGGACGGCGTCACCGTCGCCGGCTGGGCACAGCTAACCGACACCAGCCGCTACGGCGCGGCTCCCATCAATCTGGGCAACTACTTCGGGATCCTGTTGGACTATCCCTACCGGGACTATGGCTCCTTTAGCTACGCGCGGTCCGCCACCCGTTACGAGCTCGCCACGACCGGAACGATGTACGAGGACAGCGGCTGGAGGCACTTCGCTGCGGTCTACAACGCATCGACCCTGATGTCGGATCTCTATGTTGACGGGACGCTCAGAGCGAGCGTCCCGCTAACGAGCCCCATCCCATTCGATAGCGCTCAGGATACAACGACGCTTGGAGAGTTCTATTCCTCTAGCTACTACCGATTCATCGGCGAGCTGGACGACATGCGAGTCTACAACCGTCCGCTCACGCTCGATGAGATCCGACAGCTCTCCGGGAACAACGGCTCCGGTGGGGTTCGGATCGTCCGTTGGATCGAAGTCGCCAATCCTTAG